AGGCGGGCGTGATGCTGGCGGGCGACGGCCTGAAACCCAGTTCCAAGGGCGCGCGGGTGCATTTTTCCGGTAGCAGCAGGCAGGTGATAGACGGCCCCTTCGCGGAAACCAAGGAGCTGATCGCCGGCTACTGGCTCTGGGAGTGCGCCTCGCTGCAGGAGGCGATCGAATGGGTCAAGCGCTGCCCCAATCCGATGCCCGGCCCGTCCGATATCGAGATCCGTCCGCTGTACGAGGCCGATGACTTCGGCGAGGAGTTCACGGCGGAGCTGCGCGCCCAGGAGGAGCGGCTGCGCGATCAGTTGGAGAAAGCGTCCAAGCAGTGAACCGCAGGGCCAGAGCGGCATGGGGGAAAGTTCGCAGTTGATAATATAATTGCGAATCAGTCTTGTTTATAAGAAATTGCCATTTCTTCCCCTCCCGCTCTGGAGAATTCAACGTGGTCCGTCCCGCTTCCGCCAGGAAGTGCCGCGCGCGCAAGCACGCGCGGCATGCAGTTGCGCCCTATGCCCTAGCCCTGACCCTGGGCATCGTTCATTCCGCGGGCGTCCATGCCCAGGGCGCCACGGCGCCGCCGCCCAAGGACGCGGGGGATGCGCAAGGCGTGGCTCAGTTGCCGGCGGTGACCGTCAACGCGACCTCGGTGGACGACACGCTGGAACATCTGTCCGCGCCGGTGAACAGCGGGGCGTTGGGCAACCGCAGCCAGCTGGAGACGCCGTTTTCCACGACCGTGGTCACTGCCGCGGATATCGAGGAGCGGCAGGTCAACAAGCTGGGCGACGTGTTCGCCCTGGACGCATCCGTCACCGACAACAGCGCCTCCTATGGGGCCTGGGCAAGCTACTTGAGCGTACGCGGCCTGCCGCTGGATTGGCAGAATTCCTACCGCATCGACGGCAAGCCCTTCCTTAGCTACGTCACGACCTTGCCTTACGAGCACTTCGAGCAGATCGACCTGCTCAAGGGCGCATCCGGTTTCATGTACGGCTTCGGATCGCCGGGCGGCTTGATCAACTACGTCACCAAGAAGCCGACCGACGAGCCGGTGCGCAGCATCGAACTGGGTTATGTGTCCAAGGGACTTTTGCGCGAACACGTCGACCTGGGCGGACGCGTGGGCGGCGACGGCCGGTTCGGCTATCGCCTGAACGCCACGCACGAAGAAGGCAATACCTACAACGGCGGCTCGTTGTACCGGGATTCGGTGTCGCTGGCGCTGGACGCCCGCCTGACCGACAAGCTGAGCTGGGACTTCCAGTCCATCTACCAGAACCGCAAGGCGATCGGCCAGGAGCCGACCATCTACGCCGGGCAGATGGCGGGCTCGGAGCTGCCGTCGCCGGTGCGCAACGACAACGGCAGGATGGTGGGCGAGGGGCCGTATGCGGACAATAAATTCCGCTTCTACTCGACCGGACTGAAGTACCAGCTGTCTTCCGATTGGTCGGTGCGCACCGACTACAGCTACAGCTCCACCCGCACCCGCCGCAATGAATCGGTGCTGTTCCTGCAGAACCAGGCGGGCGACTACCAGGACTACCGCTCGGACTACGGCGAGGCCTATGCCTACAACCAATGGCAAGGCATGCTCGAAGGCCGGTTCAGCACCGGCCCGCTGAAACACCTGGTGGTGGCGGGCGCGTCGTGGCAAAAGCAGAAGAACGACTACAGCGTCGACGGCGTGTACCAGCTGCAAGGCACGGGCAACCTGCGCACGCAGAACACCAACACCTATTACAGCCAGGGCGGCCTGGATCTGTATCGCGCCGCCGAGATCACGCAGAAGGCGCTGTTCGCGAGCGACACCATCGATCTGACCGGCGGCTGGTCCGTGCTGGGCGGCCTGCGCTACACCGACTACGAACAGGTCGGCTTCAATGCGGCGGGCGTGCGCAATTCGCGCTACGAAAAGAACGGCGTGCTGACGCCGACGGTGGCGCTGATGTACAACATCACGCCGCAGACCATGGCCTATGCCAGCTACATCGAGTCGCTGGAGCCGGGTTCGTCGGTGGGCAATACCTACGCCAACTTCGGCGCGCTGCTGGACCCGCTCAAGAGCAAGCAGTATGAACTGGGCATCAAGACCAACCAGGACGGCTGGGCCGCCACGGCGGCGCTGTTCCGCATCGAGAAGAAGGCGGAATACACCAACGCCGCCAATGAGCTGGTGCAGGACGGCAAGTCGATCTACCAAGGCCTGGAGCTGGGCGCCTCCACGCGCATTGCGACGAATTGGAACGTGGGCGGCAGCCTGATGTTCCTGGACTCGGAATACAAGAAGGGCTCCAGCTTCACCGGCAACCGCGTCGCGGGCGCGCCCAAGTTCGTCGCCGCCGCCCAGGTTGCGTATTCGGTGCCGCAATTGCCGGGCCTTAAGCTCAGGGCCGACGTGAAGTACACCGGCAGCACCATGTTGGGCGCTTCGAACGCGGTCCAGGTACCCGACTACGCCATCGTTAACATCGGCGCCACCTACGACACGCGCATCTACGGCTACGAAACCACGTTCCGCGCGGGCATCAACAATCTGGCCGACAAGCGTTACTGGCTATACCAGTCGCCGGACTACGTGAAGGCGGGCGACCCGCGCACCTATGCCTTGAGCGCCAGCCTCAAGTTCTAGGCGCCGTCACGTCCCACAGGCGGTCAGGCGCAAAGTCCTGCTGTTCGCCCTTCTTGGCGTAGCCCAGCGGATTGGCCACGATGCGGCAGCCATTCTTCACATAGTCCTGCGGACAGTGGAGATGGCCGTGCATCCAGACGTCGGCCAGGGGCAGCAGGGCGTCCAGCGCATTGCAGAACCCCGCTGTGCCGGGGGTGACGCCGTAACGCGGATCCGCGCTCGCCAAGGTGGGGGCGAAGTGGGTAATGGCCACGGTGGGGCCGTCGTGCGGCGCGCGCAGCGCGTCTTGCAGCCATTGCTGGCAGAGCAGCCCCTGTTCGCGCATCTGCTCGGCCATGAAGGGCGCGCCGTTGCGGCGCATCTCGGCCTTTTCCAGATAGAAGTCCGCCGCGCGGAAAGCTTTTTCGCGCTTCTTCAATGCCCCGCCGACGGTGTCGCCGGGCGCGGCCAGCGCGTCGAAGTCCGTCCACAGCGTGGTGCCGACAAAGCGCACGCCATCGATGACCAGCGTCTCGCGTTCCAGCCAGTGGATGCCGAGTTCGCCGCAAAGCTCGCGCAGCCGTGCGTGGGTCTCATCGAAATCGACGTTGTCGTATTCGTGATTGCCGGGGACATAGACCACCGGCGTGGGCCAGCCCTTGTTCGGCGCATAGCTGCCCAGGCCGAAGTCGTCGCCGGTCATGAGCGAGCCGCGGCGGTACGAGCCGACGTCTCCAGCCAGCACCAGCAGATCGGCGCCGGGCGCGGGCCGGGCCAGGAAATCAGGATCGGTTTCAAGGTGCAGGTCGGAGAGCAATTGGATCTTCATAGCCGCCATCTTAGGCCACCGGCGGCCCAGCCGCCGCTGCGAGGGGTCTTTGTTCCATGCGACACTTTCCGGGTTCACCAGCCATACAGGAGGAATTCCATGCGTATCGCCATCATGACGGCCGCTGCCGCGCTTGCGTTGGCCGCAAGCGCGCAGGCGCAGCCGCTGGATTGCGGCAACGCGGCTACGCAGACGGACATGAGCCTGTGCGCCGACCAGGCGTACCGCAAGTCCGACGCCGCCCTGAACGCTGCCTACAAGGAAGTGACCGCGCGCCTGAAGAACGACAGGGCCGCGACGACCCAGCTGCACGCCGCCCAGAAGGCCTGGCTGTTCTTTCGCGATGCGGAGTGCGCCTTCGCGTCCAGCAGCACGTCCGGCGGCAGCGCCTATCCCATGACGCTGAGCCTGTGCCTGGACAAGCTGACGCAGGCGCGCACCAAGGAGTTGCAGGCCTACCTGAAGTGCGAGGAAGGCGACCTGAGCTGCCCGGTGCCGGGCAAGCAGTAAGCCGCCGCATGAAGACCGATGAGATGAGCAAGAGCGATCCGGGCCTGATCACCGACGAGCAGGGCGTGGCGCGCTGCTTCTGGCAGCCGTCCATGCCCGACTATCACGACCACGAATGGGGCAGGCCGGTGGCGGATGACCGCCGCCTGTACGAGAAGATCTGCCTGGAGGGCTTTCAGGCCGGCATGGCGTGGATCACGATCCTGCGCAAGCGCGAGGCGTTCCGCGCGGCCTTCGACGACTTCGACTTCGAGCGGGTGGCGCGCTACACGGAGCGTGACGTCGAGCGCCTGATGGGCGACGCGGGCATCGTGCGCAACCGTAGCAAGATCGTGTCCGCCATCAACAATGCCAAGCGCGCACGCGCCCTGGCCGACGAAACGGGTTCATTGTCGGCCTGGCTCTGGAGCCATGAGCCGCCGGCCCAGGACCGCCCCGCGACCGTGGACCTGGATTACTGGAACGGCAATCCGACCTCGCCGGCGTCGGCGGCGCTGTCGCGCGACCTGAAGAAGCGCGGCTGGACCTTCGTGGGCCCGACGACCATGTACGCCTTCATGCAGGCCGTGGGCATGGTCAACGATCACATGAGCGGCTGCGTCTGCCGCCAGGCGGTCGAGGCGGCGCGGGTGGGGTTCAAACGGCCGAAATAGGCCGCGGCAGGGCTGGCGCAAAACAAGTTGAGTTGGTTGCGATTCGCAAGTATATTGGTTGCGAACCGCAACTTTAAGGGCGCGCCATGGACTTGATCGACACCCCCATCCAATCTCGCGATCAGACCATCCGGGATCTGCGGGAGTTCTCCCGCAAACTGGTGCGCGAGCTGGGCTTCATGCGCAGCTCGCTGGCCGGCAGCGAGCTGGCGCCGTCCGCCGTGCACGCCATCATCGAGATCGGCCTGCAGCCGGGCATCCAGGCGCGCGACCTGGCGGCCATCCTCAGGCTGGACAAGTCCAATACCAGCCGGCAGGTCGCCAAGCTGGAATCCGCCGGGCTGTTGACGCGCGAGGCCGACAGTGCAGACGCGCGCTCGTCGCGGCTGTACCTGAGCGCGGAGGGAGCCCGGCTGCGTACGCAGATCGACCAGTTCGCCACCGACCAGGTTTCGCGGGCATTGCGTCAACTGGCGCCCGAGGACCAGCAGTCGCTGATCCGCTTTCTTTCCCTGTATGCCGACGCCCTGTCGCACGAGAACCCCAACACCGCGTCCGCCGTCACGGGCGGCGTCGCCGAGCAGATCCACGCCGGCTACCTGCCCGGCTGCATCGGCGACGTGGCCAGCCTGCATGCGCGCTATTACGCGCAGGCCTCGGGATTCGGCGTGTACTTCGAACGCAAGGTGGCGACCGAGCTGGCCGAGTTCGCCGAAGGCCTGCCCGCCGCCGGCAAGAACATCTGGCTGTACGCCGACAACGGCAGGACGCTGGCCTCCATCGTCATCGATGGCGATCTTGCCGCCCGCGAAGCGCATCTGCGCTGGTTCATCGTCGACGAGTCGCTGCGCGGCATGGGCGTGGGCCGCGCCCTGCTGGAGCGGGCCATGGCGTTTGTCGACGCTCACTACGACGAGACCTACCTGTGGACCTTCAAGGGGCTGGATGCGGCCAGGCATCTCTACGAGGCAGCCGGCTTCACGCTGGCCGAGGAGTCCGAAGGCCGCCAGTGGGGCAGCGTGGTGGTCGAACAGCGCTTTGTCCGCCGCGGGCGGCGCGCCTCAGATCACGCTGATGCGCAGCTCGGCCAGTAGGGCTGCCGCCTGAGTCTTGGATATGGTGGCGCCTGCCAGGCGCGCGGCCGAATTCAGGTCCAGGCCGCCCAGGTCGGCTTCGCGCAGGTCGGCGCCTTCGAAGCGGACATTCTTCAGGATGGCGTTGCGCAGGCTGCCGCCATGGAACACGGTGTCGCGGAAATCGCTGCCGGTCAGGTCGGCATCGGAGCAGTCCAGGTGCCGCACATCGGTCTTGCGAAACGACACGCCGCGCAGCAGCGCGCCGACCAGCAGGCATTCCTCCAGCGACCAGCCCAGGCAGGCGATGCCGTCGAAGTCGCTGCCGGTGAGCTTGCAGCCCTGGAAACGGGCAGCGGCCAGCCGGGCGCGGCGCCAGTTGGCATTGTTGAGATCGCAGTTTTCAAAGACGGCATCGCTGGCGTCGCACGAGGCGAAATCCACCTGGCCGCCGCGGCAGCGCAGCCAGACGGCGTCCGCCAGCGTGGCGCCCTGAAAGGAGGCGCCAGCGATCGCGCAGGCCGTCAATTGCAGGCCGCGCAAATCCAGGCGCGAGAAATCCGCGTCCTGGAAGTCGCAGTCCTGGAACGAGAGCGGGCGGCCCGCCGAGCGTTCGATCATGGCCTGCATCAGCTTGCGGTCCACTTCCTGGCCCGTCACCGTCTCGATTGATTCTTGCGTCATGTCGCAAGTTCCTGCCTGAATTTCTGGAAAGGGGACAGCCTACTGGAAGATTTCGCTTTCGACGCAGAAGGCGATCAGTTCCTGGTCGGTGCGGACGTTGAGCTTGCGCATGGCCGAGATCTTCTGGCCGCTGACTGTCTTGACGCTGCGCTTCAAGGCGTCGGCCACCTGCATCATGGATTCGCCGCGGATGAAGTGGCGCAGCACTTCGAATTCCTTGGGCGAAAGGCTGTTGATGCGTTCACCGATGAACTTGCTGCGCTCATCGGCGGCGCCGTCGCGCTGGAAGCCGGGCGGATAGTACTTGCGGCCGGCATGCAGCGTTTCCAGCGCGGTCATGATCTCGGTGAGGTTGTCGCGCTTGAGCACCACCGCGGCCACGCCGGCGTCGTAGAGCGCCGAGATGATCATGGAATTCGACACCATGGTCAGCACCACGATCTGGACTTCCGGGTAATGCCGCGTCAGGTATTTGACCAGGCGGATGCCGTCACCGTAGGTGTCGTCGCCGGGCATGGAATAGTCGGTGATCACCACGTGCGGCATATCGCGTTGCAGGTGCTGGACCAGCGCGGTCGGCCCGGACAGGGTGGCCGTGACCTCGAAATTGAGGTCCTTTTCCAGCAGGTCGCGCATCCCCATCAAGACCAGGGAATGGTCGTCGACCAGGACGATACGGAGTCTTTCCATGCGGGGGAGTGACTTCAAGCGAGCCCTTGCTGCAACTGGGGAGATGGCGGTCGGACTCATGGTTGGGTGGGAGGCAAACCGATAGCGTAGTGGTTTTTGCGTAGCGGCGCGCCCCGCGCCCGAGAACCGGAGCGGGGAACGCGCGCAACAGGGAGATCGGCGGCCTCAGCCGGCCGCTTCTTCTTGCAGGCGGCCCAGGACGAAGCCGTCGACAGCGCTGGTGCGGCCGCGCCACAGCGTGGGCTGTCCGGCGATCGGGGTGCCGTCGGCAGTGAAGAACAGCGCGTCGGCGAGATGGATGTAGTTCGGCAGCGGGTCGGCGGGTTGGGGCACGCGGAAGACGTCGCCCAGTTCCGCCAGCGAGGCATGCACGGCCTTGCGGGTGGCGTCGTCCACCTTGTCCAGCGAGTCCGTGAAGCTGGCGGCGAAGCTGTCGAAGTACTCCGCGCCGGACACGATGGAACCCGACACCAGCATGCCGCCCATCTGCAGGGTCACGCCGATGCTCTCGATCTGGCTGCCGTTGTTCACCAGGTTGACGAGGAATTGCAGGAAGGCGTCGGCGTCGGGAACGTTGCTCATGGCGTGATTCTTGGAAATGTTTGGAAAGCAATCAAGATACTCGAATCGCGGGCGAAATACACAGAATGGGATAGGCCGAAAAACAACCAAATCCGACCGCTATCTCCCCGCTTTGGGAGCTGTCATTTTTTCCAGGCTGCGCCCCAACCGTTCGCTGGCCAGCCGCAGGCGGTCCTGCAGCGCCGCAGGCGCCAGCACCTCGAATTCGACGTCCAGCGCCATCAGCCAGTAAACCAGCGCGTCCAGGCTGGGCACGGCGCATTGCAGCACGCAGCGCGCTTCGTCCAGCGCGTCGATCTGGCCGGCGCCCGGCGGGATGCGCGCAGCCATGACGGCGCGCGGCGCATGCAGGACCACGCGCGCCGGTTCCGGATGCGGCGCCATGTTGACCGAGCGCGAGACATAGGCGCGCAGGTCGCCGCCTTCGGGCGGCGGGCGCGGGGCGAAATGCGCGCCGACTTCCGGGGCGCCCGCGATGCGGTCGATACGGAAGGTGCGCCAGTCCTCGCGCGCGGGGTCCCAGGCCACCAGATACCAACGGTATCCGGTATGCGCCAAGCCTTGCGGCTCCACCAGCCGGGTGCTGGCCCGGCCCTTGCCGTCCGCATAGTCGAAGCCGACTCGCAATTGGTCGCGGCAGGCGGCTGCCAGCGTGGCCAGCAGGGTGGCGTCGACGGCAGCGCCGTCGCGCGGGATCGGCACGATGGCCGAGCGCAGGGCGTCGACCCGGTGGCGCAGGCGCTGAGGCATGACCTGCTCCAGCTTCACCAGCGCCCGCAGCGCGGTTTCCTCGATGCCGCCCACCGTGCCCGTGGCGGCCGTGCGCAGGGTGAGCGCCACGGCCAGCGCTTCATCGTCGTCCAGCAGCAGGGGCGGCAGCGCCTTCCCCGCGCGAAAGGCATAGCCGCCGGCCACGCCGCTGCTGGCATGGACGGGGTAGCCCAGTTCGCGCAGCTTGTCGATGTCGCGCCGCAGGGTGCGGGGGTGAATCGCCAGCGTCGCGGCCAGCTCGGTTCCGGCCCAATGGCGGCGGGTCTGCAGCAGCGACAGCAGGCGCAGGAGGCGGTTGCTGGAAGTAAGCATGGCGGCACGATAACGCGTATTGAGGGCGGAATCTGTCCTCAATGGATTCTACATTGGCTCCCGTAGTCAGCGGCAGGGGCCGCGACGCACATCCCTTGATTGAATTGGAGATTCGCCCATGTCTATCGTTTTCTATTGGCACCCCATGTCCAGCGCAACCCCGGTGGCTTGCGCGCTTGCCGAACTGGCCGTGCCGCACGAACGCGTGAAGGTGGACATCAGGACGGGGGAACAGCATCGCCCCGAATTCCTGGCGCTCAATCCGAACGGCAAGGTCCCCACGCTGACGGTGGACGGCGCTCCCTTGTTCGAAACCTTGGCGATACAGCTATGGCTGGGAGAGCGCTACGGCGTGGAACGCGGCCTGTGGCCCGCCGCCGACACGCCCGAACGCCTGCTGGCGATGTCGTGGTGCGCCTGGTCCTATGTCAGCTACGGTGCGGCGGTGACGCGCCTGTATCTCGCCACGCAGGGCGCAGACGCGCCCGGCGGCGCCGAGGCAGAACGCGTACTGGACGACGCGGACGCGTTGCTGGCCGTGCTGGACGGCCATCTGTCGCGGCAACCCTGGATTTTGGGCGCGGCCTACTCGCTGGCCGACCTGGTGGTCGGTTCGGTGATCGGCT
The sequence above is drawn from the Achromobacter xylosoxidans genome and encodes:
- a CDS encoding lysozyme inhibitor LprI family protein, which codes for MRIAIMTAAAALALAASAQAQPLDCGNAATQTDMSLCADQAYRKSDAALNAAYKEVTARLKNDRAATTQLHAAQKAWLFFRDAECAFASSSTSGGSAYPMTLSLCLDKLTQARTKELQAYLKCEEGDLSCPVPGKQ
- a CDS encoding helix-turn-helix transcriptional regulator; amino-acid sequence: MLTSSNRLLRLLSLLQTRRHWAGTELAATLAIHPRTLRRDIDKLRELGYPVHASSGVAGGYAFRAGKALPPLLLDDDEALAVALTLRTAATGTVGGIEETALRALVKLEQVMPQRLRHRVDALRSAIVPIPRDGAAVDATLLATLAAACRDQLRVGFDYADGKGRASTRLVEPQGLAHTGYRWYLVAWDPAREDWRTFRIDRIAGAPEVGAHFAPRPPPEGGDLRAYVSRSVNMAPHPEPARVVLHAPRAVMAARIPPGAGQIDALDEARCVLQCAVPSLDALVYWLMALDVEFEVLAPAALQDRLRLASERLGRSLEKMTAPKAGR
- a CDS encoding helix-turn-helix domain-containing GNAT family N-acetyltransferase, with protein sequence MDLIDTPIQSRDQTIRDLREFSRKLVRELGFMRSSLAGSELAPSAVHAIIEIGLQPGIQARDLAAILRLDKSNTSRQVAKLESAGLLTREADSADARSSRLYLSAEGARLRTQIDQFATDQVSRALRQLAPEDQQSLIRFLSLYADALSHENPNTASAVTGGVAEQIHAGYLPGCIGDVASLHARYYAQASGFGVYFERKVATELAEFAEGLPAAGKNIWLYADNGRTLASIVIDGDLAAREAHLRWFIVDESLRGMGVGRALLERAMAFVDAHYDETYLWTFKGLDAARHLYEAAGFTLAEESEGRQWGSVVVEQRFVRRGRRASDHADAQLGQ
- a CDS encoding glutathione S-transferase family protein, with the protein product MSIVFYWHPMSSATPVACALAELAVPHERVKVDIRTGEQHRPEFLALNPNGKVPTLTVDGAPLFETLAIQLWLGERYGVERGLWPAADTPERLLAMSWCAWSYVSYGAAVTRLYLATQGADAPGGAEAERVLDDADALLAVLDGHLSRQPWILGAAYSLADLVVGSVIGYSAYLGARVASHPHVRAWMDRVQARPAMQIDA
- a CDS encoding YciI family protein; translation: MRFMVQVRATADSEAGVMPTQQLLADMGRYNEELVKAGVMLAGDGLKPSSKGARVHFSGSSRQVIDGPFAETKELIAGYWLWECASLQEAIEWVKRCPNPMPGPSDIEIRPLYEADDFGEEFTAELRAQEERLRDQLEKASKQ
- a CDS encoding TonB-dependent siderophore receptor: MVRPASARKCRARKHARHAVAPYALALTLGIVHSAGVHAQGATAPPPKDAGDAQGVAQLPAVTVNATSVDDTLEHLSAPVNSGALGNRSQLETPFSTTVVTAADIEERQVNKLGDVFALDASVTDNSASYGAWASYLSVRGLPLDWQNSYRIDGKPFLSYVTTLPYEHFEQIDLLKGASGFMYGFGSPGGLINYVTKKPTDEPVRSIELGYVSKGLLREHVDLGGRVGGDGRFGYRLNATHEEGNTYNGGSLYRDSVSLALDARLTDKLSWDFQSIYQNRKAIGQEPTIYAGQMAGSELPSPVRNDNGRMVGEGPYADNKFRFYSTGLKYQLSSDWSVRTDYSYSSTRTRRNESVLFLQNQAGDYQDYRSDYGEAYAYNQWQGMLEGRFSTGPLKHLVVAGASWQKQKNDYSVDGVYQLQGTGNLRTQNTNTYYSQGGLDLYRAAEITQKALFASDTIDLTGGWSVLGGLRYTDYEQVGFNAAGVRNSRYEKNGVLTPTVALMYNITPQTMAYASYIESLEPGSSVGNTYANFGALLDPLKSKQYELGIKTNQDGWAATAALFRIEKKAEYTNAANELVQDGKSIYQGLELGASTRIATNWNVGGSLMFLDSEYKKGSSFTGNRVAGAPKFVAAAQVAYSVPQLPGLKLRADVKYTGSTMLGASNAVQVPDYAIVNIGATYDTRIYGYETTFRAGINNLADKRYWLYQSPDYVKAGDPRTYALSASLKF
- a CDS encoding response regulator: MERLRIVLVDDHSLVLMGMRDLLEKDLNFEVTATLSGPTALVQHLQRDMPHVVITDYSMPGDDTYGDGIRLVKYLTRHYPEVQIVVLTMVSNSMIISALYDAGVAAVVLKRDNLTEIMTALETLHAGRKYYPPGFQRDGAADERSKFIGERINSLSPKEFEVLRHFIRGESMMQVADALKRSVKTVSGQKISAMRKLNVRTDQELIAFCVESEIFQ
- the gvpU gene encoding gas vesicle accessory protein GvpU: MSNVPDADAFLQFLVNLVNNGSQIESIGVTLQMGGMLVSGSIVSGAEYFDSFAASFTDSLDKVDDATRKAVHASLAELGDVFRVPQPADPLPNYIHLADALFFTADGTPIAGQPTLWRGRTSAVDGFVLGRLQEEAAG
- a CDS encoding metallophosphoesterase — protein: MKIQLLSDLHLETDPDFLARPAPGADLLVLAGDVGSYRRGSLMTGDDFGLGSYAPNKGWPTPVVYVPGNHEYDNVDFDETHARLRELCGELGIHWLERETLVIDGVRFVGTTLWTDFDALAAPGDTVGGALKKREKAFRAADFYLEKAEMRRNGAPFMAEQMREQGLLCQQWLQDALRAPHDGPTVAITHFAPTLASADPRYGVTPGTAGFCNALDALLPLADVWMHGHLHCPQDYVKNGCRIVANPLGYAKKGEQQDFAPDRLWDVTAPRT
- a CDS encoding pentapeptide repeat-containing protein yields the protein MTQESIETVTGQEVDRKLMQAMIERSAGRPLSFQDCDFQDADFSRLDLRGLQLTACAIAGASFQGATLADAVWLRCRGGQVDFASCDASDAVFENCDLNNANWRRARLAAARFQGCKLTGSDFDGIACLGWSLEECLLVGALLRGVSFRKTDVRHLDCSDADLTGSDFRDTVFHGGSLRNAILKNVRFEGADLREADLGGLDLNSAARLAGATISKTQAAALLAELRISVI
- a CDS encoding DNA-3-methyladenine glycosylase I gives rise to the protein MKTDEMSKSDPGLITDEQGVARCFWQPSMPDYHDHEWGRPVADDRRLYEKICLEGFQAGMAWITILRKREAFRAAFDDFDFERVARYTERDVERLMGDAGIVRNRSKIVSAINNAKRARALADETGSLSAWLWSHEPPAQDRPATVDLDYWNGNPTSPASAALSRDLKKRGWTFVGPTTMYAFMQAVGMVNDHMSGCVCRQAVEAARVGFKRPK